The nucleotide sequence CACTAATTACTGTGTTAGTGACCGTGATGTTATAACTATGATTTTCCTATGAAACATGCATGGCCCATACACATGCTCTTTGCAGGTTCACCAGATACTCGACCACCGCCGGCCACACAGGTCATTCTGGCCATGCCACCTCCGGCGCAATCCCATACCTGCAAGAGACATCACCATCCTACTTGTAGTCATAGAGGTGCTGCGCAGGGTCGTGGACAGGGGGGACAGGAGGATGACACGGTTAGAGGACGGACAGGCGGTTAGTGCTGTCCCACTATGTGATTTGACTTTCTTGACTTCATTATATCCATATATGTAGCACTATTCAACTCTCTGGTAAAAAGCACATATTCCTTTTAATAAACACTATAGTAGCATGATGCATCCTGAGGCAGACTCCTTTGAGAAACAATACAATACTTCAAATAAACAGCAGAGCAACTCCTTTCGGATTTTTCTCTGGTCAATGGAAAATATTATTACATTACCAGAAGTTCAAGAGAGAAATGAAAAATATCTTCAAAACAATTAACTTTATTTAACACACAAGGCATACTGCGAATATGCAGTGCCTTCACTAGCTCATTCAGTTTGTTCACTCTAGAGAAGTTCATCTGCTTTAAATTTCGCCATCCCAAAGGTCCTCCAAGGTTTTGTAAACGCTTAGAGGGTGAACCGCAAATTCCCCTTTCATCAACCTTGCCTGCATTTTTCAAGTCAAACCAGATATCAGATGTGAATAATGAAAGGGTAAGGACTGGAGCTATCCGATGATATATTGCCGAGAAAAGAATGGTCTTGATATTTGAAATATTGTTGATTTTCATGTTATGTTAGATAACAGAAGAAACAAGCGTTAAGACTTCAGACGTGCCTGTTTGATTTCGGAGAACTTTGCCATTAAATCTTCAGGAATGGACCACTCAAATATGTCAAAGTTCTCCTTAATCCTTGCTTCATTGGTGCTTTTTGGAAGTACACTCTGACCCATTTGAAGACACCAGCGTAAGGCAACCTGTGCAGGTGTCTTCTGCAACTTCTCAGCAACAGAGATGACAATAGGATTGCTAAGGACGATAGCGCCACTGACCCCGGGTAGAGATGATCCAGGCGAACCTAATGGGGAAAATGCCTGCAAGTGACAGTTTATGACAACACATTGGAAGTGGCACAGTACCGATTATCAACAAACCAAGATAGCAGCTTACAAAACTGAAAGAAATGCTACAGCATTACTGATGACATATCAAGCTTACAGAAAGATGAACACCCCTCGAATGGCATAGTTTATGGAGCTTGTCTTGCTGCCAAATCAGATGACATTCAACCTGGTTGACTGCTGGAGGCACACGTGCAATGGCAAGCAAATCCTCAATCTTTTTGCAAGAGAAGCTACTCACACCAATTGCTCGAGCTTTGCCAGAGTCGTATAGCTTCTCCATCGCTTCCCATGTAGCAGGAATATCAGGTGGGAGAATGTTTTCATGGCTCGGCGTAGTCCCTTTCTTGATACGGATTGGAGCATGAATCTGCAAAATAAGGTCATTTCAACAACCAAACGAAGTAATAAGTGGTGTGCAGTTAAAGCAGTTATATTGTGCACAGTTATTAATGTACTCAGTTTAACACATTTGTATTTACAATTTTCTTTCATATATTCTCAAAAACAGATCAGTCTTGACTATGTAATTTAGTGTCAGTTATTATCGTGAAAATAGAACGGTCTTCtcacatttttattttattttgcaattagAACTGTCTATGTAAGAGCTATGACTGCACGAATTAGAACCCCAATATGATAATCCTAGTGTGTTTTCCATTTTTGGTGTGCAACTAACACCTAACGACCATCCCTATAAAAAATACCGAAGGACCATACACAAACATAATTAGCCCTGGACAAGAATATTGCCAGGCCATGCAGAGGTAATAAGAATTTGGATCAAGAAGAGGTTTTTGATCCTTACCTTCTGTATTCAATTAGCCGTCTCAGATCCAGAGGCTGGTTccccgccccgcccccgcccccgcgcgTCGCCTCTGGCGCACGGGGGAAACCCTAACCGCTCCGCCAGCCGCCCCTCCCCACTCCTcccccgcttcgccgccgccggaggggacACCGGTGAAGCCCGCGTGGTCcccagggaaggtggcggcggggcgtcctCGTTGTTTCGCCATGTCTGACTGCAGATCTCGCGGCGACCGGTGGCGCGCGGCGGTGTTCCGCCGGTGGCTGGCGCCTGCTGCCCGTGGGGTGGCGTCCCTCACGACGGCGGGGCTGCTCCTGAACGACGCTTGGTGGTGGCCACTTGGTGGCGCGTGGGTGGGCCGGATCTGAGCTGCAGGTCTGCGTTGCCGTCATGGCAGCGCTTGCCGTTGCCCTCGGCCATGGGGCGTGGTTCCGGTGGGCCTAGCGCTGGTGGTGCTGGCCAGGACCACGCTGGCAGCGCCCTACTTCATCTCGCGTCGTCTCGCTGGccagtggtggtggtcatcttcttcgtcaGAGATGGCCGaccagaggcttggtgatcggatctcgagatccatcatctagtcccggctacAAGTTGGGGAGACAaggttgccggtgaaaaccaagCCGACGACAGGCGACGGCGGCGTTCTACACCGTTACCTTGATGGAGGCATCACCGTGTATCTACTGTCGACTCACTCGTGCTGCTCCagaggaaaccctaggatctggtgttccagatcggatgatggcggcactgcggtgtcgttcctctcttgggagcatcatttgtggagcagcgctggaagtcagaggcaggaggtggagcggcttcgtcttgcacagaGCTTCGGctgagatgtcaagtcatgcctggccgacaggtgctacgctttgtcatgcctggtcggcaggtgctacgcaagacagatcttccaaagacttcaagatgtgccggctggtggtacttggcagcatggtgctgaggtgtatcagtggcgaccgcgatgtgctcagctgtttgcgcgcagagaggaggtgtcgttgggcgtcatggtggcgtcgacgatagctagaccgagcaaggttgatgcatcagtacaattCTAAAGATGGAGcagtggcagttggcggcggcggcctctgagagcatgCCGGACCAGTGTGTTCCCCAGAACcgacaagtggctaggttggggtctcaggtcttagatgttaggcttggctgcgaggtctgtggtattaggcccagactatcagcatcccttcatcaacatgataggagtagcgacagatgttgcctagacggtggcttcaatttactgttgtatttctttgtaaggacttttgtgaataattaataaagtgactgcatacatcgtccagatgcagaggccgggggtcttcctccttttctaaaaaaataaaaataaatgtgaAAAAGAATAACTGAATGTACTATGAAGCATAGGAATTTACGAGGAACAGATCTAAGAAGTCAAGCTGCAAATCTTTAAGAGTAGCGCCAATTGCCTCTGGAACATCTTCAGGTGCATGATCACCAGACCTGCAAAATTAAGAATATTCCTGACAGGATGGAAATTATTTCACATGTTCCCTTAATTGAGGTTGGGAAATGAATCCTAACCATAGCTTAGAGGTGATAAACAAATCTTCACGCTTAACCACACCATCCTCAAATAGTTTCTTCAAAGCGAAACCAACCTACACAAATTAGATTTCATATTAGTGGAAAGAAATGTTTCCGAATCAAAATAATAATATTGCAACACTAGAAGGCTTCTTGGAATGTGTACTTGTTACTTCCAGTTTCATTGGTCGCACACACCCCTAAAAAAATAGTACTACCTTGCAC is from Triticum aestivum cultivar Chinese Spring chromosome 1B, IWGSC CS RefSeq v2.1, whole genome shotgun sequence and encodes:
- the LOC123135779 gene encoding NADPH-dependent aldo-keto reductase, chloroplastic, with the translated sequence MAGSFVLNTGARMPSVGLGTWQIAPDVVGDAIYAAVKAGYRHIDCAPVYRNEKQVGFALKKLFEDGVVKREDLFITSKLWSGDHAPEDVPEAIGATLKDLQLDFLDLFLIHAPIRIKKGTTPSHENILPPDIPATWEAMEKLYDSGKARAIGVSSFSCKKIEDLLAIARVPPAVNQVECHLIWQQDKLHKLCHSRGVHLSAFSPLGSPGSSLPGVSGAIVLSNPIVISVAEKLQKTPAQVALRWCLQMGQSVLPKSTNEARIKENFDIFEWSIPEDLMAKFSEIKQARLMKGEFAVHPLSVYKTLEDLWDGEI